One region of Pygocentrus nattereri isolate fPygNat1 chromosome 14, fPygNat1.pri, whole genome shotgun sequence genomic DNA includes:
- the si:dkey-204f11.3 gene encoding uncharacterized protein si:dkey-204f11.3, with translation MEDADFSMGDMDMMEGGDMYVMEGGDMDVMEGGDMDVMEGEDVEGGYQGAEEWDEGGNERKFKAKLPKRYRQGPQKRRVRVKVKDYMCFSIISNMFFNILLLGLLALKCSLRARHRCYRGDIKGAKRFAKCALIANLVALILTIIFIVLLSIICSLNTDACLHFLRKEKCKN, from the exons ATGGAAGACGCTGACTTTAGCATGGGTGATATGGATATGATGGAGGGAGGAGATATGTATGTGATGGAGGGAGGAGATATGGATGTGATGGAGGGAGGAGATATGGATGTGATGGAGGGAGAAGATGTGGAGGGAGGGTATCAAGGTGCAGAAGAATGGGACGAGGGTGGAAACGAGAGGAAATTCAAAGCTAAACTGCCGAAGCGCTATCGCCAAGGCCCTCAGAAGCGCCGTGTCCGTGTGAAGGTGAAAGACTACATGTGTTTCTCCATCATTTCCAACATGTTCTTCAACATCCTGCTCCTGGGCCTACTCGCTCTGAAATGCTCACTGAGG GCACGGCACAGGTGCTACAGAGGAGACATTAAAGGTGCCAAACGTTTTGCAAAGTGTGCTCTCATTGCCAACCTTGTGGCGTTGATCCTGACCATCATCTTCATCGTGCTGCTGTCAATCATCTGTTCACTAAACACAGACGCATGCCTTCACTTCTTAcggaaagaaaaatgtaaaaattaa